One part of the Roseomonas gilardii genome encodes these proteins:
- a CDS encoding peptidylprolyl isomerase — translation MLTAFRRLAGTWFAKGLFLLLILSFGIWGIEDVVRNFGRDSAVARVDGHPIELAEAQAAARRQMAQLQRQLGPDFAINDALRQTAAQQAVAALVNQRIASAESDRMGVAASDQAVRDYVFAIPAFQAGGQFSRAIFNQFLRGNGLDENGFLALVKRELERQQIITSVRAGIHAPDALVKPLLAQAGERRVVELATLPLSDAPEPPAPTEEQLRRFWENNPQQFSTPELRTATVARLAAEIVMKDVQVTDEEIAQAYAAAGDRFHTPERRTLEQVLFPTGPQAEEEAKALAATWKNGADFATITEKAKAEGGQPVELGTLSQAEIPVPELVRAAFATPEGEVSAPVKSSFGWHVLKVVKVEPPAVRGLDQARDELRNELAQSKAADLAFERINGAEDALAGGAKLAEAAKQFGMEVGTVTVDATGHAPDGQAASLPVPDYARDETLAAIFAAQPRQPARMEESKAGAGFVGVELDSVQPPAPRPFEQVEDAVRAAWTEDARAHAQEEKAAALLAAVKDGRSLEDAAKEAGVIALRSDPFGRDGRNEAGPRVPPELLNQIFGTKPNDATMVRTAQGFAVAQVLEVTPGDVADASALRAFRGRIESGMGDELEIQYLNALRDRTPVQINEALLPQVAGGMP, via the coding sequence ATGCTCACCGCCTTCCGCCGCCTCGCCGGGACATGGTTCGCCAAGGGCCTGTTCCTGCTGCTGATCCTTTCCTTCGGCATCTGGGGGATCGAGGATGTCGTGCGCAATTTCGGCCGCGACAGCGCCGTGGCGCGCGTGGACGGACACCCGATCGAGCTGGCCGAGGCCCAGGCGGCGGCGCGGCGGCAGATGGCGCAGCTGCAGCGGCAGCTCGGCCCCGACTTCGCCATCAACGATGCCTTGCGCCAGACCGCGGCCCAGCAGGCGGTCGCGGCCCTGGTCAACCAGCGCATCGCCTCGGCGGAGTCCGACCGCATGGGCGTCGCTGCCTCCGACCAGGCGGTGCGCGACTATGTCTTCGCCATCCCGGCCTTCCAGGCGGGCGGGCAGTTCAGCCGTGCCATCTTCAACCAGTTCCTGCGCGGCAACGGGCTGGACGAGAACGGCTTCCTGGCGCTGGTGAAGCGGGAGCTGGAGCGGCAGCAGATCATCACCTCGGTCCGCGCCGGCATCCATGCCCCGGATGCGCTGGTGAAGCCCCTGCTGGCCCAGGCGGGCGAGCGCCGCGTGGTGGAGCTGGCGACCCTGCCGCTCTCGGACGCGCCGGAGCCCCCGGCCCCGACCGAGGAGCAGCTCCGCCGCTTCTGGGAGAACAACCCGCAGCAGTTCTCCACGCCGGAGCTCCGCACCGCGACCGTGGCCCGGCTGGCCGCCGAGATCGTGATGAAGGACGTCCAGGTCACGGACGAGGAAATCGCCCAGGCCTATGCCGCCGCCGGCGACCGTTTCCACACGCCGGAGCGCCGGACGCTGGAGCAGGTCCTCTTCCCCACCGGCCCCCAGGCGGAGGAAGAGGCGAAGGCCCTGGCCGCGACCTGGAAGAACGGCGCGGATTTCGCGACGATCACGGAGAAGGCCAAGGCGGAAGGCGGGCAGCCGGTGGAGCTGGGCACGCTTTCCCAGGCCGAGATCCCCGTGCCGGAACTGGTCCGCGCGGCCTTCGCCACGCCGGAGGGCGAGGTGTCGGCACCGGTGAAGTCCTCCTTCGGCTGGCACGTGCTGAAGGTGGTCAAGGTCGAGCCCCCGGCGGTGCGCGGGCTGGATCAGGCGCGCGACGAACTCCGCAACGAGCTGGCCCAGAGCAAAGCCGCCGACCTGGCCTTCGAGCGCATCAACGGCGCCGAGGACGCCCTGGCCGGCGGCGCGAAGCTGGCGGAGGCGGCGAAGCAGTTCGGCATGGAGGTCGGCACGGTGACGGTGGATGCCACCGGCCACGCCCCGGACGGACAGGCCGCCAGCCTCCCGGTGCCGGACTATGCCCGCGACGAGACCCTGGCCGCCATCTTCGCGGCGCAGCCCCGGCAGCCCGCGCGGATGGAGGAATCCAAGGCCGGGGCCGGCTTCGTGGGCGTCGAGCTGGATTCGGTTCAGCCCCCGGCCCCCCGGCCCTTCGAGCAGGTGGAGGACGCCGTCCGCGCCGCCTGGACCGAGGATGCCCGCGCCCATGCCCAGGAAGAGAAGGCGGCCGCCCTGCTCGCCGCGGTCAAGGACGGGCGCAGCCTGGAGGATGCGGCGAAGGAGGCCGGGGTGATCGCCCTGCGCAGCGATCCCTTCGGCCGCGACGGGCGCAACGAGGCCGGGCCCCGCGTGCCGCCGGAACTGCTGAACCAGATCTTCGGCACGAAGCCCAACGATGCCACCATGGTCCGCACGGCCCAGGGCTTCGCCGTGGCGCAGGTGCTGGAGGTCACGCCGGGCGACGTGGCCGATGCCTCCGCCCTGCGCGCCTTCCGCGGCCGGATCGAGAGCGGCATGGGCGACGAGCTGGAGATCCAGTACCTGAACGCCCTGCGCGACCGCACCCCGGTGCAGATCAACGAGGCGCTGCTGCCGCAGGTCGCCGGGGGGATGCCGTGA
- the trpD gene encoding anthranilate phosphoribosyltransferase — translation MSETSLKPVLARLAQGETLDEDEAERAFGIIMNGEATPAQIAGLVMAMRLRGETVAEMAGAVRAMRARMVPAEVPPGAVDIVGTGGDGAGTLNISTAAAMVVAGCGVPVAKHGNKAQSSRSGTADAFSALGVNLDIPFERIPAVIREAGMVFLMAQRHHAALRHAAGPRVELGTRTIFNLLGPMANPGGVTRQMTGAFAPQWLRPMAEALGRLGSEHAWLVHGQGLDELTVSGPSQVVELRDGHLREFTVSPGDVGLPVSPVESLRGGDPERNAAALLALLDGVASPYRDCVVLNAAAALVVAGRSDDLREAARMAAASIDQGAARGVLERLRTATAP, via the coding sequence ATGAGCGAGACCTCCCTCAAGCCGGTGCTGGCGCGCCTCGCCCAGGGCGAGACGCTGGACGAGGATGAGGCGGAGCGGGCCTTCGGCATCATCATGAACGGCGAGGCCACCCCGGCGCAGATCGCGGGGCTGGTGATGGCCATGCGGCTGCGGGGCGAGACGGTGGCCGAGATGGCCGGCGCCGTCCGCGCCATGCGCGCCCGCATGGTGCCCGCCGAGGTGCCGCCCGGCGCGGTGGACATCGTCGGCACGGGCGGCGACGGGGCGGGGACGCTGAACATCTCCACCGCCGCCGCCATGGTGGTCGCGGGCTGTGGCGTGCCGGTGGCCAAGCATGGCAACAAGGCCCAGTCCTCGCGCTCCGGCACGGCGGATGCCTTCTCGGCGCTGGGGGTCAATCTCGACATCCCCTTCGAGCGCATCCCGGCGGTGATCCGCGAGGCCGGGATGGTCTTCCTGATGGCGCAGCGCCATCACGCCGCCCTGCGCCACGCCGCCGGGCCGCGCGTGGAACTCGGCACCCGCACCATCTTCAACCTGCTGGGGCCGATGGCCAATCCGGGCGGCGTGACGCGCCAGATGACCGGCGCCTTCGCCCCGCAATGGCTGCGCCCGATGGCCGAGGCCCTGGGGCGCCTGGGCAGCGAGCATGCCTGGCTCGTGCACGGCCAGGGGCTGGACGAGCTGACCGTCAGCGGCCCCAGCCAGGTGGTGGAGCTGCGCGACGGGCACCTGCGGGAATTCACCGTCTCGCCGGGGGATGTGGGGCTGCCGGTCTCCCCCGTGGAGTCCCTGCGCGGCGGCGATCCGGAGCGCAACGCGGCGGCGCTGCTGGCGCTGCTGGACGGTGTCGCCAGCCCCTATCGCGACTGCGTGGTTCTGAACGCGGCCGCCGCCCTTGTGGTGGCGGGCCGGAGCGACGATCTGCGCGAGGCGGCCCGGATGGCCGCCGCATCCATCGACCAGGGCGCCGCGCGCGGCGTGCTGGAGCGCCTCCGCACCGCCACCGCACCCTGA
- the trpC gene encoding indole-3-glycerol phosphate synthase TrpC, with amino-acid sequence MDQASTLAAPETRSAANRDMPDILARIMAEKAVEVQARMHEISRSEMERRATAAPAPRSFTGALCKFLGEGRTGLIAEIKRSSPSGGLIRQDFSPAKLARAYCDAGAACLSVLTDAPHFGGSLEYLAEARAACELPVLRKDFMLDPYQVLEARAAGADCILLIMAAITDEQAHALEDTARSLDMSVLAEVHDERELDRALGLETRLIGVNNRDLRTLRTDIAVTERLAPLIPADRIPVGESGIRTPDDVRRMAAAGARCLLVGEHLLRQPDVGAAARALIEAG; translated from the coding sequence ATGGACCAAGCCTCAACGCTCGCGGCCCCCGAGACCCGCAGTGCCGCCAACCGCGACATGCCCGACATCCTCGCCCGGATCATGGCCGAGAAGGCCGTGGAGGTGCAGGCGCGGATGCACGAGATCTCCCGGTCCGAGATGGAACGGCGCGCCACCGCCGCCCCGGCACCGCGCTCCTTCACCGGGGCGCTGTGCAAGTTCCTGGGCGAGGGCCGCACCGGCCTGATCGCCGAGATCAAGCGCTCCTCCCCCTCCGGTGGGCTGATCCGCCAGGATTTCTCCCCCGCGAAGCTGGCCCGGGCCTATTGCGATGCCGGCGCCGCCTGCCTGTCCGTTCTCACCGATGCGCCGCATTTCGGCGGCTCCCTCGAATACCTCGCCGAAGCGCGGGCCGCCTGCGAGCTGCCGGTGCTGCGCAAGGACTTCATGCTCGACCCCTATCAGGTCCTTGAGGCGCGGGCTGCCGGGGCCGACTGCATCCTGCTGATCATGGCCGCCATCACCGACGAGCAGGCTCATGCGCTGGAGGACACGGCGCGCAGCCTGGACATGTCCGTGCTGGCCGAGGTCCATGACGAGCGCGAGCTGGACCGGGCCCTGGGGCTGGAGACACGGCTGATCGGGGTGAACAACCGCGACCTGCGCACGCTGCGGACGGATATCGCGGTGACGGAGCGCCTCGCCCCGCTGATCCCCGCCGACCGCATCCCGGTCGGCGAGAGCGGCATCCGCACGCCCGACGACGTGCGCCGCATGGCCGCCGCCGGGGCGCGCTGCCTGCTGGTCGGGGAACACCTGCTGCGCCAGCCGGATGTGGGAGCGGCGGCCCGGGCGCTGATCGAGGCCGGTTGA
- the moaC gene encoding cyclic pyranopterin monophosphate synthase MoaC, with amino-acid sequence MVDISAKAVTERRATARGRVVMRPETLVLIREGRAGKGDVLGVARLAGIMAAKRTADLIPLCHPLPLTSVKLDLEPVEPDTVEIAATVSTAGRTGVEMEALTAATVAALTVYDMCKAVDRGMRIEAVRVVHKSGGKSGTFEAD; translated from the coding sequence ATGGTCGATATCTCGGCCAAGGCGGTCACCGAGCGTCGCGCCACCGCGCGTGGCCGCGTGGTGATGCGGCCGGAAACCCTGGTGCTGATCCGCGAGGGCCGTGCCGGCAAGGGCGACGTGCTGGGCGTGGCGCGGCTCGCCGGCATCATGGCCGCCAAGCGCACCGCCGACCTGATTCCGCTCTGCCACCCCCTGCCCCTCACCTCCGTGAAGCTCGACCTGGAACCGGTGGAGCCCGATACGGTGGAGATCGCCGCCACCGTCTCCACCGCCGGGCGCACCGGGGTGGAGATGGAGGCGCTGACCGCCGCCACCGTGGCGGCCCTGACCGTCTATGACATGTGCAAGGCGGTGGACCGGGGGATGCGGATCGAGGCGGTGCGCGTGGTGCACAAGTCGGGCGGCAAGTCCGGCACTTTCGAGGCCGACTGA
- the glp gene encoding gephyrin-like molybdotransferase Glp, translating into MIPVSEALRRILDALSPVPAETVSLPEAWNRVLAAPVAARLTQPPADVSAMDGYAVRAAEAVEGATLAVTGAAPAGHPFAGTVGPGETVRIFTGGFVPEGADGILLQEDATAEGDRVTVRETVRPGRWIRRRGLDFAVGEELLSPGRQLTARDIGLAAAANHAWLTVHRRPRIGILATGDEIALPGDPLPPGGIVSSNAHALAALVRGAGGDPVILPIVGDDSAAIAMAAAAAEGCDLLATTGGASVGEHDLVQSALGPQGFALDFWRIAMRPGKPLIWGHLRGVPLLGLPGNPVSALVCGVLFLRPAIARLSGLPAGPAPTRLARIGRDLPENDRREDYLRASLEATGADLPVATPFAAQDSSMLKTLARADALVLRAPHAPALAAGGTVEIIDLAALGV; encoded by the coding sequence ATGATCCCGGTTTCCGAGGCGCTGCGGCGAATCCTGGATGCGTTGTCCCCCGTCCCGGCGGAGACGGTCAGCCTGCCGGAAGCCTGGAACCGTGTCCTGGCCGCGCCCGTGGCGGCACGCCTGACCCAGCCGCCCGCTGACGTCTCGGCCATGGACGGCTATGCCGTGCGGGCCGCCGAGGCGGTGGAGGGTGCCACCCTGGCGGTAACCGGGGCCGCGCCGGCGGGCCATCCCTTCGCCGGCACGGTCGGGCCGGGCGAGACGGTCCGGATCTTCACCGGCGGCTTCGTGCCGGAAGGGGCGGACGGCATCCTGCTGCAGGAGGACGCCACCGCCGAGGGCGACCGCGTCACCGTGCGGGAAACCGTGCGCCCCGGGCGCTGGATCCGGCGGCGCGGGCTGGACTTCGCCGTTGGAGAGGAACTGCTTTCCCCCGGGCGGCAACTCACGGCGCGGGATATCGGCCTCGCCGCCGCCGCCAACCATGCCTGGCTGACCGTGCACCGCCGGCCCCGGATCGGCATCCTGGCCACGGGCGACGAGATCGCCCTGCCCGGCGACCCGCTGCCGCCGGGCGGCATCGTGTCCTCCAACGCCCATGCCCTGGCCGCCCTGGTGCGCGGCGCCGGGGGCGACCCCGTGATCCTGCCCATCGTCGGGGATGATTCCGCGGCCATCGCCATGGCGGCCGCGGCGGCGGAAGGCTGCGACCTGCTCGCCACCACAGGCGGTGCCAGCGTCGGGGAGCATGACCTCGTGCAGTCGGCACTGGGGCCGCAGGGCTTCGCGCTGGATTTCTGGCGGATCGCCATGCGTCCCGGCAAGCCGCTGATCTGGGGGCATCTGCGCGGCGTGCCGCTGCTCGGCCTGCCGGGCAACCCGGTCTCGGCGCTGGTCTGCGGCGTGCTGTTCCTGCGCCCGGCCATCGCGCGCCTCTCCGGCCTGCCCGCCGGCCCCGCGCCCACCCGGCTGGCCCGGATCGGACGCGACCTGCCGGAGAACGACCGGCGGGAGGACTATCTGCGCGCGAGCCTGGAGGCCACGGGCGCGGACCTGCCCGTCGCCACCCCCTTCGCCGCGCAGGACAGCTCGATGCTCAAGACCCTGGCCCGTGCCGATGCGCTGGTGCTGCGGGCGCCGCACGCCCCGGCCCTGGCGGCGGGCGGGACGGTGGAAATCATCGACCTCGCGGCGCTCGGGGTCTGA
- the lexA gene encoding transcriptional repressor LexA — translation MLTRKQHELLVFIDRHLRQTGFSPSFEEMKEALNLRSKSGIHRLITALEERGFLKRRAHRARALEVVRLPDSLAPGKTPSRAAAAGPAGSSGGASNVIRGNFAPNLAGVPSPAEHSVVQLPLYGRIAAGQPIEALRDTGGSVEVPASLLTGGEHYALEVSGDSMVEAGILDSDTVIIRRGDTAENGTIVVALVDDAEVTLKRLRRKGNSIALEPANASYETRIFGPDRVKVQGTLVGLLRRY, via the coding sequence ATGCTAACGCGGAAGCAGCACGAGCTTCTCGTCTTCATCGACCGGCACCTGCGCCAGACCGGCTTCTCGCCCTCTTTCGAGGAGATGAAGGAGGCCCTCAACCTGCGCTCGAAGTCCGGCATCCACCGCCTGATCACGGCGCTGGAAGAACGCGGCTTCCTCAAGCGCCGCGCGCACCGGGCCCGGGCGCTGGAGGTGGTGCGGCTGCCCGACAGCCTCGCCCCCGGCAAGACGCCGTCCCGCGCGGCAGCGGCGGGCCCCGCCGGATCGTCCGGTGGCGCCTCCAACGTCATCCGTGGCAACTTCGCGCCGAACCTGGCGGGGGTGCCCTCCCCGGCCGAGCACAGCGTCGTGCAGCTCCCGCTCTATGGCCGCATCGCCGCCGGCCAGCCGATCGAGGCGCTGCGCGACACCGGCGGCAGCGTGGAGGTCCCGGCCTCGCTGCTCACGGGCGGCGAGCACTATGCGCTGGAGGTCTCCGGGGATTCGATGGTCGAGGCCGGAATCCTCGACAGTGACACGGTGATCATCCGCCGGGGCGATACGGCCGAGAACGGCACCATCGTCGTGGCACTGGTGGACGATGCGGAGGTCACGCTGAAGCGCCTCCGCCGCAAGGGCAATTCCATCGCCCTGGAGCCCGCCAATGCCAGCTACGAGACGCGGATCTTCGGCCCCGACCGGGTGAAGGTCCAGGGCACGCTGGTCGGGCTGCTGCGCCGCTACTGA
- a CDS encoding ComEC/Rec2 family competence protein — protein sequence MSSTFLLAPDRQARTGLATRLRDGFQALLQAEWSRVPPWFAVALGTGILLYFALSREPSEAWLWLPAPLLLPALWLRRRAPLPALLLGLAGTVALGFSIALWARVSLPPVPDLPRRAVILVGSVDSVERLPGGRRVLLTGATPGEGQPALERSLRLRLKKGDETPISPGDRLRVRALLRPPPPPSAPGAWDYQRSAFFDGSAGSASALAPVERLEAAPSSPGGSGFSGLRSLLEQRVLAVLGSGATSTVSSAMLTGSQTPIPDEAVAAMRDSGLAHLLSVSGLHVAIVIGLGMSVVRLLVALVPPLALRADSKSVAAAAGLLLGTAYTVLTGSQVPMLRSLAMAALATVAVLLGRRVVSLRALALAAALVLAWQPAALLGPSFQMSFAAVLALIAGWEAMRGPLDRLRGQGEAWRRGLVAVLGLTLTSLLAGLATTPYGLHHFGRLQLYGVVANAVAVPVTSLLVMPAGMLAVLLMPFRLEWLALVPMGWGTDLVLATARRVASWPGATAIAPPIPAWGLLLASFGMIWLCLWRTRWRWAGVPLILFGLFSAPLVPRPDLLVSADARLIAYRSPEGVFLARGSGSNGFTRDSWLRDWGEAGFAPLPEEGENVAAGLSCAAGHCLLRPHPGGPAIALLRKVKTRRGVAPPPIRMEPWCDSVAALVSAEPIRGRCRAGRTSPLVVDRFSVWRDGAQAVFLAPDGARVVSDRMLRGERPWVPPVPKPRPREAPAREDEGGPDMAAEPAEPPEELPGEDQ from the coding sequence TTGTCCTCCACCTTTCTCCTCGCCCCGGACCGGCAGGCCCGGACCGGCCTCGCCACGCGCCTGCGCGACGGGTTCCAGGCCCTGTTGCAGGCCGAGTGGAGTCGCGTGCCACCCTGGTTCGCCGTCGCCCTCGGCACCGGGATCCTCCTGTACTTCGCCCTGTCGCGGGAACCTTCCGAGGCCTGGCTGTGGCTGCCCGCGCCCCTGCTGCTCCCGGCGCTCTGGCTGCGTCGGCGGGCGCCGCTGCCCGCCCTGCTGCTGGGCCTGGCCGGGACCGTCGCGCTGGGCTTCTCCATCGCCCTCTGGGCCCGGGTCAGCCTGCCGCCCGTGCCGGACCTGCCGCGCCGGGCGGTGATCCTGGTGGGGAGCGTGGATTCGGTCGAACGCCTGCCGGGCGGAAGACGCGTCCTGCTGACCGGGGCGACCCCCGGCGAGGGACAGCCGGCGCTGGAGCGCAGCCTGCGCCTCCGGCTGAAGAAGGGCGACGAGACGCCGATCTCGCCGGGCGACCGGCTGCGGGTGCGCGCCCTGTTGCGGCCGCCGCCGCCGCCCTCGGCCCCCGGTGCCTGGGACTACCAGCGATCCGCCTTCTTCGACGGCAGTGCCGGCAGCGCCTCGGCCCTGGCGCCCGTGGAGCGGCTGGAGGCGGCGCCGTCCTCACCGGGCGGGAGCGGCTTCTCCGGGCTGCGGAGCCTGCTGGAACAGCGCGTCCTCGCCGTGCTTGGCAGCGGTGCGACGAGCACCGTGTCCAGCGCCATGCTCACCGGCAGCCAGACGCCCATCCCGGACGAGGCCGTGGCGGCGATGCGCGACAGCGGCCTCGCCCATCTGCTCTCCGTGTCCGGCCTGCACGTGGCCATCGTGATCGGCCTGGGGATGAGCGTGGTGCGGCTGCTGGTGGCGCTGGTGCCGCCCCTGGCCCTGCGGGCGGACAGCAAGTCCGTGGCGGCCGCGGCGGGGCTGCTGCTCGGCACGGCCTATACGGTGCTCACCGGATCGCAGGTGCCGATGCTGCGTTCCCTGGCCATGGCCGCCCTGGCCACGGTGGCGGTGCTGCTGGGGCGGCGGGTGGTGTCGCTGCGCGCCTTGGCCCTGGCCGCCGCGCTGGTGCTGGCCTGGCAGCCGGCGGCGCTGCTCGGCCCCTCCTTCCAGATGAGCTTCGCCGCCGTGCTGGCGCTGATCGCGGGGTGGGAGGCGATGCGCGGGCCGCTGGACCGCCTGCGGGGGCAGGGCGAGGCCTGGCGGCGGGGGCTGGTGGCGGTGCTCGGCCTGACCCTCACCTCGCTGCTCGCCGGGCTGGCCACCACGCCCTATGGCCTGCACCATTTCGGCCGGCTCCAGCTCTATGGCGTGGTGGCGAATGCGGTGGCGGTGCCGGTGACGTCGCTGCTGGTGATGCCGGCGGGGATGCTGGCGGTGCTGCTGATGCCCTTCCGCCTGGAATGGCTGGCGCTGGTGCCGATGGGCTGGGGCACCGACCTCGTGCTGGCCACGGCCCGCCGCGTCGCGTCCTGGCCCGGCGCCACCGCCATCGCGCCGCCGATTCCCGCCTGGGGCCTGCTGCTGGCGAGCTTCGGGATGATCTGGCTCTGCCTCTGGCGCACGCGCTGGCGCTGGGCGGGGGTGCCGCTGATCCTGTTCGGCCTGTTCTCCGCCCCGCTGGTGCCGCGGCCCGACCTGCTGGTCTCGGCCGATGCGCGGCTGATCGCCTATCGCAGCCCCGAAGGCGTCTTCCTGGCGCGTGGCTCGGGCAGCAACGGCTTCACCCGTGACAGCTGGTTGCGCGACTGGGGGGAGGCGGGCTTCGCGCCGCTGCCGGAGGAAGGGGAGAACGTGGCGGCCGGGCTGAGCTGCGCCGCCGGCCACTGCCTACTGCGGCCCCATCCGGGGGGGCCGGCGATCGCCCTGTTGCGCAAGGTGAAGACGCGCCGGGGCGTGGCGCCGCCGCCGATCCGGATGGAGCCCTGGTGCGACAGCGTCGCGGCGCTGGTCTCGGCCGAGCCGATCCGGGGCCGCTGCCGTGCCGGCCGGACCTCGCCGCTGGTGGTGGACCGTTTCAGCGTCTGGCGCGACGGCGCCCAGGCCGTGTTCCTGGCCCCCGACGGGGCAAGGGTGGTTTCGGACCGGATGCTGCGGGGCGAGCGCCCCTGGGTGCCGCCTGTCCCGAAGCCGAGGCCGCGCGAGGCCCCGGCCAGGGAGGATGAAGGCGGGCCGGACATGGCCGCCGAACCCGCGGAGCCGCCGGAAGAACTCCCCGGCGAGGATCAGTAG
- the gltX gene encoding glutamate--tRNA ligase yields MTVRTRFAPSPTGYLHIGGARTALFNYLFAKHHGGQYLLRIEDTDKARSTPEAVRQILESLEWLGLSPDEPPVMQSAREARHAEVARQLLAEGKAYLAFDTAEELAAMREQAMKEGRPPRYDGRWRDRDPSEAPPGMAGAVRIKAPREGETVIRDLVQGEVRVNNAELDDMIILRSDGTPTYQHAVVVDDHDMAITHVIRGDDHLTNTFRQIMIYDAMGWDRPDFAHIPLIHGADGAKLSKRHGAVGALEFRDQGLLPEAVCNYLLRLGWGHGDEEIVPRDRAIALFELSDVGRSASRMDYTKLAHVNGVYIRDADPDRLAREVMARLARRGLPIDDTGAARVRALVPSLQPRARTLEEMADGAAFVLERPEPDAKAAGQLTGESRERLAILAGALETVAWDGPALETLLREQAEAQAVKLGALAQPLRAALTGRTQSPPIDAVLLALGREESLRRIRAA; encoded by the coding sequence ATGACCGTCCGCACGCGCTTCGCGCCCTCCCCCACGGGCTACCTCCATATCGGGGGCGCCCGCACCGCCTTGTTCAACTACCTCTTCGCCAAGCACCATGGCGGGCAGTACCTGCTGCGCATCGAGGACACGGACAAGGCACGCTCCACGCCGGAAGCGGTGCGGCAGATCCTGGAAAGCCTGGAATGGCTCGGCCTCTCGCCCGACGAGCCGCCGGTGATGCAGTCGGCCCGCGAGGCGCGGCACGCCGAGGTGGCGCGGCAGCTCCTGGCCGAGGGCAAGGCCTATCTCGCCTTCGACACGGCCGAGGAACTGGCCGCGATGCGCGAGCAGGCGATGAAGGAGGGCCGCCCGCCCCGCTACGATGGCCGCTGGCGCGACCGCGACCCGTCCGAGGCGCCGCCGGGCATGGCCGGTGCCGTGCGCATCAAGGCGCCGCGCGAAGGGGAGACGGTGATCCGCGATCTCGTGCAGGGCGAGGTCCGGGTGAACAATGCCGAGCTGGACGACATGATCATCCTGCGTTCGGACGGCACGCCGACCTATCAGCATGCCGTGGTGGTCGATGACCACGACATGGCGATCACGCATGTGATCCGCGGCGACGACCACCTGACCAACACCTTCCGCCAGATCATGATCTATGACGCGATGGGCTGGGACCGGCCGGACTTCGCGCATATCCCGCTGATCCATGGCGCCGACGGGGCGAAGCTGTCCAAGCGCCACGGCGCGGTGGGCGCGCTGGAGTTCCGCGACCAGGGGCTGCTGCCGGAGGCGGTGTGCAACTATCTGCTTCGCCTCGGCTGGGGCCATGGCGACGAGGAGATCGTGCCGCGCGACCGCGCCATCGCGCTCTTCGAGCTCAGCGATGTGGGCCGCTCGGCCAGCCGCATGGACTATACCAAGCTGGCGCATGTGAACGGCGTCTATATCCGCGATGCCGATCCCGACCGGCTGGCGCGGGAGGTGATGGCGCGCCTCGCCCGGCGGGGCCTGCCGATCGACGACACCGGCGCGGCACGGGTCCGCGCCCTGGTGCCCAGCCTGCAGCCCCGCGCCCGCACGCTGGAGGAGATGGCCGACGGCGCCGCCTTCGTGCTGGAGCGTCCCGAGCCCGACGCGAAGGCGGCCGGGCAGCTCACCGGGGAATCGCGGGAGCGGCTCGCCATCCTGGCCGGGGCGCTGGAGACGGTGGCCTGGGACGGCCCGGCGCTGGAAACGCTGCTGCGCGAGCAGGCCGAGGCGCAGGCCGTGAAGCTCGGTGCCCTGGCGCAGCCGCTGCGCGCGGCGCTGACCGGGCGCACCCAGTCGCCGCCGATCGACGCGGTGCTGCTGGCCCTGGGCCGCGAGGAGAGCCTGCGCCGCATCCGGGCCGCCTGA